Proteins from a genomic interval of Scomber japonicus isolate fScoJap1 chromosome 10, fScoJap1.pri, whole genome shotgun sequence:
- the kmt2bb gene encoding histone-lysine N-methyltransferase 2B isoform X2: MMAAAGCGSATAAAGGGQGGTATARGRFPGRPWSSRSRLRSEKRWQLGRSGLEADDVTNGGPRPTNLALSLNEDQSHLRLLGIEASHKILGQAGYSSSGSEEVRPQTDPGGDDFTGFEAERKNSKGRLWSRQNPSKGDAVNTKSKQQSEKLPLNTPAVEAAISPPDPVKDVKPMEEIQTLSPEAEPAKDCRKGSKGKNTMDRQSTKSGAATPRITIKLVAKKKMKTVKEPHKKSVKKLKIKGIQDQPKAKDIQGDQISSAHVKLKTEPHDDKPGTEDKGGGTLPERRRGRSASKTTESVCQTSAKVVADQKPKERKSADQVDTVKEGTTVEPKTNAKQLKHKEIATEQASEGTQQLIRRSNRATNPHSKKVSDSAAEPESLSKSDAILVESKSKVYKTVEAKPSMRSDGRRQSKRLNKDATVPENHGPSSTETDNLAVQSSDSLPLINDEERVPSLKLMKVRNPKYDAQSGGKNSTRKKKRKKFIWTLTLVKGNIQTQGAENTVKVTDKTVSEVDQSTLCDTGVNKSSKGMDKISKVDNSAPQESNNTGSNEKASQNKSDMPFEEKSTIQVDVVENITETPPQEITKMDCGKVPPLQIKKVSSPGKHKTSKPSFLIQQVSPVPEKKEDDVPKDLTEVKEDKSSCPDAEDTPTRRLRRRTSSLDSPQKKPDSLKAVTTQKRRLRTSPQDEDTPQVPVEDSSQVLTENSSSHVLPENSCQVLAADSSEVTCVNSSEAPDKDSSQTADDPPQVPGEVSPQKMENEVEPQIKEAKPLPVPSKPRRCRNNKLGKKRPVQRKKTVVSVVSPETAVSSELATVEVVNTESLLKEDSLPLVTESSPSETKDCPQPEAKQDTVSVEEEQIPPPVKEETDIQLIDSQQSLASESQVSDPKTLCLQKRSLKKVKKRRKSLIGQRQKHRHRSRDGKFAPLKLSESQKIVEGDDDISTQLVATTPTLSSKLMGVHKKYKKRLSGLQFIGSKRPNPQAKIISKLIEIGLDKDNLKQEETDTLVDGARADVVDSQPGKSKFVKNIKHFIMPVVSARSSRVIKTPQRFMDDAGMSVLPRRNSPKKGFQLGLQIRPGKRRDDGNGRAMSPILPVDEEDILSEAQFDVDLLSAQGLDDSADIADSLFSETKSGKIEKKRPLLKNSSFKWHVPEESREEVYTLDKTQTKTEDLFLSSPVDKPTELSVDLLDAQKKKTSPKFNKQAAHLKIYQRLKKPHTGLPKSKNTTEMESISKPLQPPVDLAEGLDDEAMSISLRQRNTNTEKDKSKLKIEDLDSPGVVRKVSVCVGNTNSKSLLFLHGKEDDLGVKDTAQRHSGEQQKSGAGEGDYPGSMDKGASQRARLTGANKRMFNLLRKAKVQLIKIDQQKQLKSSGLLSGQTSARSRDVTSKRQRRKQRVQLDSDVPVKTETPQGQPQLISPLCQEFRRAGGPRIKHVCRAASVVLGQPRALIPDDIPRLSALPLHERSGISPSAITKESDSPGLSDPKVTKVKKPTNFVKRKGLGPFGYRSRRCGVCKGCNHEEDCGKCMNCLDKPKFGGPNTKRQCCVYKRCDQIEERKARRLSGRTAPKGPSKRRRSSLSGGHSSNDEGNEGAADSPSGLQGDGHSPSVRKQPKRIVKPRVYFDLVDYDSDLDDKAISSSASPARRRGHGPRFSQDFVSLDGFLGDISDEEVRHRKPSSHRVPPPRRKPEKGLSSQGPLEQTPPSVLAALAHGFEQRDVEPSKPTHKIRVDFKEDCTLENVWNMGGLSILTSAPLMPPYVCFLCASKGQHEMLYCQVCCEPFHQFCLEPAERPSEENKENWCCRRCKFCRVCGRKNKFSKPLLECERCQNCYHGSCLGPNYPKHNKKRKAWVCMTCIRCKSCGVTPGKSWDTEWNHDKGLCPDCSKLYEQGNYCPICFKCYEDNDYDSQMMQCGTCNHWVHAKCEDLTDELYEILSSLPESVVYSCRPCSVTQPSAWRELLYIELRAGVEKVLACLLSSTLTQHLVTCTQCEKLVDPDSVIEGQPACDLRAVGKKFDKGLYTTLKMFHEDVVQVVRKRLEQEEDLPEEQRPTALARSYYLKLLEEVFNWFNSQDPKVWNSCTKDLPIGMLTHAVHPPTTEHVYAQWQEREELPSRAPLGLLQEDNGQSSDVKEEEAASPMSGEPTSRNHFKTSRAVRFKFKGKRGRLSKADLDTGWSKEDERQCSLCQKYGDLKPNEAGRLLYLGQNEWAHVNCCLWSAEVFEEDNGSLLHVHSAVTRGRLMRCERCNHTGATVGCCLTSCQSNYHFMCARSRHCVFQDDKKVYCHKHRHLISGRVITGQEFEVNRRVYVDFEGISRRKFLTGLEPELINVMIGSLQIDKLGVLSELSASKGKLFPVGFQCSRWYWSTVNPLRQCKYTCTVREVRPLLPEKPVEDMPDQGDNHTISHNPCPPPEPKAQEIDTIELQPPAEETLVSVPPSKSDHGARPKIPSYPQTRRPAGGMSRPLPSPGVAQLKPHHILTISDLEETRRVRRHSPHSQTTGLRNHMSPPPLSPLTGPITLRAGKSSLPTSPLFPIGATDNVINSPSARPVGGRSASSVRCPGNVMTHCTSAFFPQSPWQDSAGSFLSPTMSFSSPVQHLPRTRLSFDLSQSDSVEVPHNFLASPEPEDVSPANGTSPQEDLHQQKDEEEFPYSSFHKDPSMTLGQEMRTELEIEETLLNEGVAMNCGGQIVVEGDDQEEFWGRAQDVPKRKTLVANLPRSAASARDDMGNTSSDDDMEHYFDFSRTIVSCPGSKDHSKSPSSPSSRTMAQLDGVDDGTESDASIATNDDAQKVEGSSQAPIQAKNLNKKNVPESETTNGTQAAQSLILKASSDDKHTDSSSLTISAASKSPTESSPQNPPKSSKEANMGFVSPQTSGASAVKEQNSATPETVLPIQVYDPLPNLLTKVPETSYSEELLQSSSLGFASGTPLVLERCDSGPSLTEMVPLLDDTPLETQQSEPCKPLNTEPDSSHFVSSTEGSAVMLNHLTGNAMEPSLAESADSSQGALLDLLQPSPLMSTDVQNPTQGLVDSLQMYSCLPGFSQPPLTSITLQPVTSSQESTFPHAEPSSTKLTTLSPVGDLTQTLLNVAPQNDPLLSAMSGVFPQAATCGTVSVPIYSTQTQPLGSTAVTIVSSSASISSLSGLCSTAPTSLQTTSSPVILNGYSSTSMQKEASSGHTISINFSTPRPTIEPQQPVVPQALPGHAILTVKEVGGPNVDPTPHVLLVNRLGQIFVKNPESNTFQLPTPNSPSYNCVTQIASLLQSNALSATLAAAGNMSTPPPGATITTAAPPAVTPAVQNPTTITQLLTHNNNGAVASVNVKKPRKNAKTSKDETVPELKKPKKKKESSASKKSKSSKASWQPPLSTENPPMTPAESAQAIINQAMASNYTPKWSGLRTLSPSSLVLPPGLLIEPEAPASHRSPTPTPSPAPTPAPRPRTHVRMKRVSSLSDRIVTKKSKVDFLQPEPISEVEERHKPNFPSISSRASGVRIKTPTVKGVLNLDELNEEHLSNSDSSGSEPWDYMSRGEQGKQHAWEPVGHSTLTDWKKYSGAASTSDDELSPSDEDEECQVNRDQPHLRFEITSDDGFSAEADSIEVAWKAVIDGVQEARAIARLRPLTFRRITGAHMIGLVHDAVVFLLEQLQGAHRCQRHSFRFFKQFSQEDDLPVNPSGCARSELYLRKSTFDIFNFLASQHRQLPDIGPYDDEEDEVLLKSTRRATSLELPMAMRFRHLERTSKEAVGVYRSAIHGRGLFCKRNIEAGEMVIEYAGIVIRSVLTDKREKYYDGKGIGCYMFRIDDFDVVDATMHGNAARFINHSCEPNCYSRVINVEGRKHIVIFALRKIYRGEELTYDYKFPIEDASNKLNCNCGARRCRRFLN; encoded by the exons GGAGATGACTTCACAGGATTTGAAGCTGAAAGAAAAAACTCCAAAGGACGTTTATGGTCCCGACAAAACCCTTCCAAAG gtGATGCTGTCAACACAAAATCTAAACAACAAAGTGAGAAGCTACCACTTAATACGCCAGCAGTGGAGGCAGCTATTAGTCCACCCGATCCTGTAAAGGATGTAAAACCCATGGAGGAGATACAAACCTTATCTCCTGAAGCAGAGCCCGCAAAGGACTGCAGGAAAGGTTCGAAAGGAAAAAACACTATGGATCGACAGTCCACTAAAAGCGGAGCAGCAACACCAAGGATTACTATAAAGTTGGTGgccaaaaagaaaatgaaaaccgTAAAGGAGCCCCATAAAAAATCTGTGAAGAAGTTGAAGATAAAAGGAATTCAGGATCAGCCTAAAGCCAAGGACATTCAGGGTGACCAGATTTCAAGTGCTcatgtcaaattaaaaactgaacCACATGATGATAAACCTGGCACAGAAGATAAAGGAGGGGGAACTTTACCTGAAAGAAGGCGTGGAAGATCTGCTTCAAAGACAACAGAGTCTGTTTGCCAGACTAGCGCCAAAGTTGTGGCTGACCAAAaaccaaaagagagaaaatcagCCGATCAAGTTGACACTGTAAAGGAAGGCACGACTGTAGAgccaaaaacaaatgcaaagcAATTAAAGCATAAAGAAATTGCAACAGAGCAAGCTTCTGAAGGGACTCAGCAACTGATTCGTAGGAGCAACAGAGCCACCAACCCACACTCGAAAAAAGTCTCGGACAGTGCAGCTGAACCTGAAAGTCTTAGTAAAAGTGATGCCATTCTTGTGGAGTCTAAATCAAAAGTTTACAAAACAGTCGAGGCCAAACCATCGATGAGAAGTGATGGACGAAGGCAAAGCAAAAGACTCAATAAGGATGCTACAGTGCCAGAAAACCATGGTCCATCCTCTACAGAGACTGATAACTTAGCAGTACAATCCAGTGACAGTTTGCCTTTGATAAATGATGAAGAGAGGGTCCCAAGTTTAAAGCTGATGAAGGTCAGAAACCCAAAATATGATGCACAGTCCGGTGGGAAGAATTCAACGCGAAAGAAAAAACGTAAAAAATTTATCTGGACTTTAACATTAGTAAAGGGAAACATTCAGACACAGGGTGCTGAAAACACTGTCAAAGTAACAGATAAGACTGTGAGTGAAGTGGATCAGTCCACTTTGTGTGACACTGGTGTTAACAAGAGTTCAAAGGGGATGGATAAGATATCAAAAGTGGATAACTCTGCCCCACAAGAGAGTAATAACACAGGCAGTAATGAGAAGGCTTCCCAAAACAAGTCTGACATGCCATTTGAGGAGAAGTCCACTATACAGGTGGACGTTGTGGAAAACATAACAGAAACACCTCCGCAAGAAATCACTAAAATGGATTGCGGGAAAGTTCCACCTCTTCAGATAAAAAAGGTTTCCTCTCCTGGTAAACACAAAACCTCGAAACCATCCTTTTTAATTCAGCAAGTTAGTCCTGTGCCtgaaaagaaagaggatgaTGTCCCGAAAGATTTAACTGAAGTTAAAGAGGATAAATCATCGTGTCCGGATGCTGAAGACACACCAACCAGGAGGCTGAGGAGGAGAACATCAAGCCTTGATTCACCgcaaaaaaaacctgacagTCTTAAGGCTGTGACAACTCAGAAACGGAGGTTGAGAACGAGTCCGCAGGATGAGGATACCCCACAGGTGCCCGTTGAAGATTCCTCTCAGGTTTTAACAGAAAATTCCAGCTCACATGTTCTTCCTGAAAACTCCTGTCAGGTTTTAGCTGCAGACTCCTCAGAGGTAACCTGTGTAAACTCCTCTGAAGCTCCTGATAAGGATTCTTCACAGACCGCTGACGACCCCCCACAGGTGCCAGGTGAAGTTTCTCCTCAGAAGATGGAGAATGAGGTGGAACCACAAATTAAAGAGGCCAAACCATTGCCCGTGCCTTCTAAACCTAGAAGATGTAGAAATAATAAACTGGGAAAGAAGAGGCCTGTTCAAAGGAAGAAGactgttgtttctgttgtttctccTGAAACTGCTGTCAGCTCAGAGTTGGCTACAGTTGAAGTGGTTAACACAGAGTCTTTGCTAAAGGAAGATAGTCTGCCTTTAGTAACAGAGTCAAGTCCGTCAGAAACAAAAGATTGCCCCCAGCCTGAGGCAAAACAGGACACTGTATCAGTTGAAGAAGAGCAGATACCACCACCCGTAAAAGAGGAAACAGACATTCAATTGATAGATAGTCAACAATCCTTGGCATCGGAAAGCCAAGTAAGTGATCCAAAAACATTGTGCCTACAAAAGAGATCCCtcaagaaagtaaaaaagaggCGTAAAAGTTTGATTGGGCAGCGCCAGAAACACAGGCACAGGAGCAGGGATGGGAAGTTTGCTCCACTTAAATTATCTGAAAGTCAGAAAATTGTTGAGGGGGATGATGACATTTCCACCCAGTTGGTAGCTACCACACCAACCCTGAGCTCTAAACTTATGGGAGTACATAAAAAGTACAAGAAGAGACTGTCGGGCCTTCAGTTTATTGGGTCTAAAAGACCAAATCCACAAGCTAAAATAATTTCTAAGCTGATAGAAATAGGGCTTGACAAAGATAATTTGAAACAGGAGGAAACTGACACATTAGTTGATGGGGCACGAGCAGATGTGGTAGATTCTCAGCCTGGTAAATCAAAGTTTGTGAAGAACATCAAGCACTTCATTATGCCTGTTGTAAGTGCCAGATCCTCACGAGTGATCAAGACCCCACAGAGATTTATGGATGATGCTGGAATGTCGGTACTGCCTCGAAGAAACTCCCCAAAGAAGGGTTTTCAACTGGGCTTGCAAATACGTCCAGGAAAGAGACGAGATGATGGGAATGGCAGAGCAATGTCCCCCATCTTGCCAGTTGATGAGGAGGACATATTGAGTGAAGCTCAGTTCGATGTCGATCTGCTTTCAGCTCAGGGCCTAGATGACAGCGCTGACATAGCTGACAGCCTGTTTTCTGAGACAAAAAGTGGCAAAATTGAAAAGAAGCGACCTCTTCTCAAGAACTCTAGTTTCAAGTGGCATGTGCCTGAAGAGTCGAGGGAGGAAGTGTATACACTGGACAAAACTCAGACAAAAACTGAGGATCTCTTTTTATCGTCACCAGTTGATAAACCCACAGAACTATCTGTTGACCTCCTGGACgctcagaaaaagaaaacttccCCCAAGTTTAATAAACAAGCAGCTCACCTCAAGATTTATCAAAGACTAAAGAAGCCACACACAGGACTtccaaaaagcaaaaacacaacagagatgGAAAGCATTAGTAAACCTCTTCAGCCCCCCGTTGATTTAGCTGAAGGACTTGATGATGAGGCCATGAGCATTAGCCTGAGGCaacgcaacacaaacacagagaaggaCAAATCCAAGCTCAAGATAGAAGACCTTGACAGTCCTGGAGTTGTGAGaaaagtttctgtgtgtgttgggaaTACAAACTCCAAGTCTCTTCTGTTTCTTCACGGCAAAGAGGATGATTTAGGTGTGAAAGACACTGCCCAACGTCACTCAG GAGAGCAGCAGAAATCAGGTGCAGGTGAAGGTGATTATCCTGGGTCTATGGACAAGGGAGCGTCACAAAGAGCGCGCCTCACTGGTGCAAATAAAAGAATGTTCAATCTCCTCAGGAAAGCCAAGGTCCAGCTCATTAAAATTGACCAGCAGAAACAGCTCAAGTCATCTGGG CTGCTATCTGGCCAAACTAGCGCCAGGTCTAGAGATGTGACCTCtaagagacaaagaagaaagCAGAGGGTGCAGCTTGATTCTGATGTTCCAGTCAAGACGGAGACACCTCAAGGACAA ccACAGCTCATCTCCCCACTGTGTCAGGAGTTCCGTAGAGCAGGAGGTCCACGCATCAAGCATGTTTGCCGAGCAGCATCTGTGGTACTTGGGCAGCCTCGAGCCTTGATACCAGATGACATTCCCAGGCTTAGCGCCTTACCGTTGCATGAAAGAAGTGGCATTTCCCCTTCAGCCATCACAAAAG AATCGGATAGTCCTGGGCTGTCAGATCCAAAGGTCACCAAAGTCAAGAAGCCAACGAATTTTGTGAAACGAAAAGGACTCGGGCCGTTTGGGTACCGCTCTCGGAGGTGTGGAGTTTGCAAAGGTTGTAACCACGAGGAGGACTGTGGCAAGTGCATGAACTGTCTTGACAAACCCAAGTTTGGTGGTCCCAATACCAAGCGGCAATGTTGCGT GTATAAGAGATGTGATCAAATTGAAGAGAGGAAAGCACGCCGACTAAGTGGAAGAACAGCACCCAAAG GACCTTCTAAGCGACGGCGATCCTCGCTAAGCGGGGGACACTCAAGCAATGATGAAGGGAACGAAGGTGCTGCAGATTCACCATCCGGTCTCCAGGGTGATGGCCACAGTCCATCAGTAAGGAAGCAGCCGAAGCGCATTGTGAAACCTCGCGTCTACTTTGACCTGGTGGACTACGATTCCGATCTTGATGACAAAGCTATCTCAAGCTCAGCCTCGCCAGCCAGGAGAAGGGGACACGGACCCCGTTTCAGTCAAG ACTTTGTGTCACTGGATGGATTCCTAGGAGACATTTCAGATGAAGAAGTCAGGCATCGAAAGCCCAGCTCACACCGTGTACCACCTCCTCGTCGTAAGCCCGAGAAG GGTCTGTCATCTCAGGGTCCCTTGGAGCAGACTCCTCCCAGTGTTCTGGCTGCCCTGGCCCATGGATTTGAGCAGAGAGATGTCGAGCCTTCTAAACCTACTCACAAAATTAGGGTTGATTTCAAG GAGGATTGCACTCTAGAGAATGTCTGGAATATGGGTGGTTTAAGTATATTGACCTCTGCGCCGCTCATGCCACCTTACGTCTGCTTCCTTTGTGCCAGTAAAGGCCAACATGAG ATGCTGTATTGCCAAGTATGCTGTGAGCCCTTCCACCAGTTTTGCCTTGAACCAGCGGAGCGCCCATCGGAAGAGAACAAGGAAAACTGGTGCTGTCGTCGATGCAAATTTTGCCGTGTGTGTGGCAGAAAAAACAAGTTCTCAAAG CCTTTGTTGGAGTGTGAAAGATGCCAGAACTGTTATCATGGTTCCTGTCTGGGACCTAATTATCCAAAACATAACAAGAAGAGGAAAGCTTGG GTTTGTATGACATGCATCAGGTGTAAAAGTTGTGGAGTCACACCAGGGAAGAGCTGGGACACTGAGTGGAATCACGATAAAGGACTCTGTCCAGACTGTTCAAAACTCTATGAACAAG GTAACTACTGTCCAATCTGCTTCAAGTGCTATGAGGACAATGACTATGACAGTCAGATGATGCAGTGTGGCACCTGTAACCACTGGGTACATGCCAAGTGTGAGGATTTAACAG atGAACTATATGAGATCCTGTCCAGCTTGCCTGAAAGTGTAGTGTATTCCTGTCGGCCGTGCAGTGTGACCCAACCCAGTGCCTGGAGAGAGCTGCTCTATATTGAGCTCAGAGCTGGGGTGGAGAAGGTGCTGGCTTGCTTGCTTTCTTCCACCCTCACCCAGCACCTTGTTACCTGCACACAG TGTGAAAAGTTGGTTGATCCTGATAGTGTAATAGAAGGACAGCCAGCCTGTGACCTCCGAGCTGTGGGCAAGAAGTTTGACAAAGGCCTTTACACTACATTG AAAATGTTCCATGAAGATGTGGTTCAGGTGGTGCGAAAGAGGCTTGAGCAAGAGGAGGATCTTCCAGAGGAGCAAAGACCCACTGCCTTGGCACGCTCTTACTATTTAAAG CTCCTTGAGGAGGTATTTAATTGGTTCAACAGCCAAGACCCAAAGGTGTGGAACTCCTGTACCAAAGACTTGCCCAT TGGGATGCTGACCCATGCTGTTCATCCTCCCACAACTGAACATGTTTATGCCCAGtggcaggagagagaggagctccCGTCTAGGGCTCCACTGGGGCTCTTACAGGAGGATAATGGGCAAAGCTCAGATGtaaaggaagaggaggcagcTTCTCCGATGTCTGGGGAGCCAACAAGCCGGAACCACTTCAAAACCAGCAGGGCTGTCAGGTTCAAATTCAAAG GGAAAAGGGGCCGGCTTTCAAAAGCTGATCTGGACACTGGATGGTCTAAGGAGGATGAGAGACAGTGCTCTTTGTGCCAAAAATATGGAGACCTTAAACCCAAT GAAGCAGGCAGGTTGCTGTACTTGGGCCAGAATGAGTGGGCACATGTCAACTGCTGTCTGTGGTCAGCTGAGGTGTTTGAAGAGGACAATGGCTCTCTACTACATGTGCACAGCGCGGTTACAAGGGGCCGCTTGATG CGTTGTGAACGCTGCAACCACACAGGTGCCACAGTGGGCTGCTGCCTGACGTCTTGTCAAAGCAACTATCACTTCATGTGTGCCCGCTCCCGTCACTGTGTGTTCCAGGATGATAAGAAGGTCTATTgccacaaacacagacatctgATCAGTGGCAGG GTAATAACTGGTCAGGAATTTGAGGTGAACCGCAGAGTGTATGTGGATTTTGAGGGGATAAGCCGCAGAAAGTTCTTGACTGGACTGGAACCAGAATTAATCAATGTGATGATTG GTTCCCTACAGATTGATAAGCTAGGTGTGCTGTCAGAACTTTCAGCTAGCAAAGGGAAACTGTTTCCTGTGGGTTTTCA gTGTTCTCGTTGGTATTGGAGTACAGTTAATCCACTGCGCCAGTGCAAATATACATGCACAGTCCGTGAGGTCCGACCCCTACTTCCTGAGAAGCCTGTTGAAGATATGCCTGACCAAGGAGATAATCACACCATTTCTCACAACCCCTGTCCTCCACCTG aaCCGAAAGCCCAAGAGATTGATACAATAGAATTGCAACCCCCAGCTGAGGAAACCCTTGTGTCAGTCCCACCCAGCAAGTCAGATCATGGAGCAAGGCCAAAGATTCCCAGCTATCCCCAAACCAGGAGACCAGCTGGTGGAATGTCCCGACCACTGCCATCCCCAG GAGTAGCCCAACTGAAACCTCACCACATATTAACCATAAGTGATCTGGAGGAGACTCGAAGGGTCCGTCGCCACAGTCCACATTCACAGACAACAGGCCTCCGCAATCACATGTCCCCCCCTCCTCTAAGCCCTCTGACTGGACCCATCACCCTCCGTGCTGGGAAAtcttccctccctacttccccACTATTTCCAATTGGTGCTACAGATAACGTGATAAACTCTCCCTCAGCCCGCCCAGTCGGAGGTAGAAGTGCTTCCTCAGTCAGATGTCCTGGAAATGTAATGACCCATTGTACCTCAGCTTTCTTTCCTCAGTCTCCCTGGCAGGACAGTGCAGGTAGCTTTCTTTCTCCAACTATGTCTTTCTCCTCACCCGTACAACATTTACCCAGAACTCGACTATCATTTGATCTGAGCCAATCAGACTCAGTTGAGGTGCCACACAACTTCTTAGCTTCACCAGAGCCTGAAGATGTCTCTCCAGCAAATGGTACATCACCTCAGGAGGACTTACACCAACAGAAGGATGAAGAAGAATTTCCCTATAGTTCATTCCATAAGGATCCCAGCATGACTCTGGGCCAAGAGATGAGGACAGAACTGGAGATCGAAGAGACACTCCTTAATGAAGGTGTGGCAATGAACTGTGGGGGGCAGATCGTGGTGGAAGGTGATGATCAGGAGGAATTTTGGGGAAGAGCCCAAGATGTACCCAAGAGAAAGACCCTTGTTGCCAACCTGCCACGGTCTGCAGCCTCAGCTAGGGACGACATGGGCAACACCTCCTCTGATGATGATATGGAGCACTATTTTGACTTCTCACGGACAATAGTCAGTTGTCCAGGATCAAAAGATCATTCAAAgtctccttcttccccttcctctcgGACTATGGCTCAACTGGATGGTGTAGATGACGGTACAGAGAGTGATGCAAGTATAGCTACCAACGATGATGCTCAGAAAGTTGAGGGTTCTAGTCAAGCGCCGATACAAGCCAAAAACCTCAATAAAAAGAATGTCCCTGAATCTGAAACTACAAACGGCACACAGGCTGCTCAGAGTCTGATCCTTAAAGCATCATCAGATGATAAGCACACAGATTCTTCATCACTCACCATCTCAGCTGCCAGCAAAAGCCCAACAGAGAGTTCACCTCAAAATCCACCAAAATCCTCAAAAGAGGCCAATATGGGATTTGTTTCTCCACAAACTTCTGGAGCCTCTGCAGTCAAAGAGCAAAACTCTGCAACTCCTGAGACTGTGCTTCCTATCCAAGTCTATGATCCTCTGCCTAACTTACTCACAAAGGTGCCTGAGACCTCATATTCAGAAGAGTTACTCCAGAGTTCCAGTCTCGGATTTGCCTCAGGAACGCCTCTTGTTCTTGAAAGATGTGACTCTGGCCCCAGTTTAACTGAGATGGTTCCTTTGTTAGATGACACACCACTTGAGACACAACAGTCTGAGCCTTGTAAACCCCTTAATACAGAGCCTGACAGCAGCCACTTTGTCTCATCAACCGAGGGGTCTGCTGTGATGTTGAATCACTTAACTGGTAATGCAATGGAACCCTCATTAGCAGAGTCTGCAGATAGTAGTCAGGGTGCCCTGCTGGATCTTCTTCAGCCCTCCCCTTTAATGTCTACAGATGTACAAAACCCTACTCAAGGCCTTGTAGACTCTCTGCAAATGTATTCCTGTTTACCAGGTTTCAGTCAGCCTCCTCTAACGAGTATTACACTTCAGCCAGTAACATCATCACAAGAGTCAACCTTTCCACACGCGGAGCCTTCGTCTACTAAACTAACCACCCTCAGTCCTGTTGGAGACCTGACACAAACACTTCTAAATGTGGCCCCTCAAAACGATCCACTGTTATCAGCTATGTCAGGCGTTTTTCCCCAAGCAGCAACCTGTGGTACTGTCTCAGTACCTATTTactccacacaaacacagccattGGGCTCTACAGCTGTCACCATcgtttcttcctctgcttcaatATCATCTCTTTCTGGACTGTGTTCAACTGCCCCAACATCACTCCAAACCACCTCATCCCCTGTGATTTTAAATGGCTACAGCTCCACATCTATGCAGAAGGAAGCTTCATCTGGTCACACAATCTCCATCAACTTTTCTACACCCAGGCCGACTATAGAACCTCAGCAGCCTGTGGTACCCCAGGCTTTACCTGGCCACGCCATTCTTACTGTGAAGGAAGTAGGAGGTCCAAATGTGGATCCAACACCACATGTACTACTGGTGAACCGCCTTGGGCAGATCTTTGTGAAGAACCCAGAGAGCAACACATTCCAGCTGCCCACTCCCAACTCCCCATCCTATAACTGTGTCACTCAGATTGCCAGCCTTTTGCAGAGCAATGCACTGTCAGCGACACTAGCAGCAGCTGGTAACATGTCTACTCCACCCCCCGGGGCCACCATAACAACAGCAGCTCCTCCAGCGGTCACACCTGCAGTGCAGAATCCAACCACAATCACACAGCTGTTAACTCACAATAACAATGGTGCAGTGGCATCAGTTAATGTCAAGAAGCCAAGAAAGAATGCAAAAACATCAAAAGATGAAACTGTCCCAGAGTTGaaaaaaccaaagaaaaagaaggagtcAAGTGCATCTAAAAAATCCAAGTCATCCAAGGCTAGTTGGCAGCCTCCTCTGTCAACTGAGAATCCTCCCATGACTCCTGCTGAAAGCGCCCAAGCAATTATCAATCAAGCAATGGCAAGTAACTACACCCCAAAGTGGAGTGGGCTTCGAACACTGAGCCCCTCTTCCCTGGTTTTGCCACCTGGCCTATTAATTGAACCCGAGGCTCCAGCATCTCATCGCTCACCAACACCAACTCCCTCTCCAGCTCCAACTCCTGCACCCCGCCCTCGCACCCACGTCCGCATGAAGAGAGTATCGTCACTTTCAGATCGTATTGTCACAAAGAAATCTAAAGTTGACTTCCTGCAACCAGAGCCCATCAGTGAGGTGGAGGAGCGCCACAAACCTAACTTTCCAAGCATCTCCAGCCGGGCTTCAGGAGTTCGCATCAAGACCCCAACAGTGAAAGGCGTACTGAACCTGGATGAGTTAAACGAGGAGCATTTGAGCAATTCCGACAGCTCAGG gtcTGAGCCTTGGGATTATATGTCTCGAGGTGAACAAGGCAAACAACATGCTTGGGAACCAGTGGGACACAGCACCCTGACTGACTGGAAAAAATACTCTG gTGCTGCCTCCACCTCAGATGATGAACTATCACCAtctgatgaggatgaggaatgTCAGGTGAACAGAGACCAGCCACACTTGCGATTTGAGATAACCAGCGACGATGGTTTCAGTGCAGAAGCAGACAGTATCGAGG TGGCTTGGAAAGCAGTCATAGATGGGGTGCAGGAGGCACGGGCAATTGCAAGGTTGAGACCTCTGACTTTTCGGAGGATTACTGGTGCCCATATGATAGGTCTGGTCCATGATGCAGTGGTGTTCTTGTTGGAGCAACTTCAAGGAGCTCACCGCTGTCAACGCCACAGCTTTCGTTTCTTCAAACAGTTCAGCCAGGAGGACGATCTGCCTGTCAATCCCAGTGGCTGTGCCCGCTCAGAGCTCTACCTTAG